The Lycium barbarum isolate Lr01 chromosome 9, ASM1917538v2, whole genome shotgun sequence genome has a segment encoding these proteins:
- the LOC132611033 gene encoding AT-hook motif nuclear-localized protein 20-like produces MSSLEPGSCPPMKQLSVNESGSSGENQEDNDRDHEPKEGAVEVGNRRPRGRPPGSKNKPKPPIFVTRDSPNALRSHVMEVAGGTDVADSIAQFARRRQRGVCVLSGNGSVANVTLRQPSAPGAVVLQGRFEILSLTGAFLPGPAPPGSTGLTVYLAGGQGQVVGGSVVGPLITAGPVMIVAATFSNATYERLPLEEEDEAGGGGSGQSPVQPGNSPPALGSHGGRQQQQHELTDPSSLPIYNFTPNLLPNGGQLNHDAFAWANPRPPY; encoded by the coding sequence ATGTCCAGCCTAGAGCCAGGATCTTGCCCACCTATGAAGCAGCTTTCCGTGAATGAGAGTGGGAGCAGTGGTGAAAATCAAGAAGATAATGATCGCGATCATGAGCCTAAAGAAGGTGCTGTTGAAGTTGGTAATCGAAGACCTAGAGGTCGTCCTCCCGGATCCAAGAACAAACCCAAACCCCCAATTTTTGTGACTCGCGATAGCCCTAATGCCCTCCGGAGCCACGTTATGGAGGTGGCCGGGGGCACAGATGTGGCAGATAGCATTGCCCAATTCGCCAGGAGGCGCCAACGTGGCGTTTGTGTGCTTAGTGGGAATGGTTCGGTTGCAAATGTAACCCTAAGGCAGCCCTCAGCTCCAGGTGCAGTTGTTCTTCAAGGAAGATTCGAGATTTTGTCCTTGACCGGAGCATTTTTGCCCGGTCCAGCCCCTCCTGGATCGACCGGACTAACTGTCTACTTGGCCGGTGGCCAAGGGCAAGTGGTGGGTGGTAGTGTTGTTGGACCATTAATTACTGCTGGACCAGTGATGATTGTAGCAGCCACTTTTTCTAATGCAACCTATGAAAGATTGCCCCTAGAAGAAGAGGACGAGGCCGGAGGTGGTGGGTCCGGCCAATCTCCAGTACAGCCCGGAAATTCGCCTCCAGCCTTAGGTTCACATGGTGGaaggcaacaacaacaacatgaatTGACTGATCCATCATCACTGCCTATATATAATTTTACACCAAATTTATTACCAAATGGTGGACAATTGAATCATGATGCATTTGCTTGGGCAAATCCCCGACCACCTTATTGA
- the LOC132610014 gene encoding bet1-like SNARE 1-2 isoform X1 → MNFFVYRDHRAHRAALFDNYDNIEEGGIRASSSYPRDIDERDNDKAVDSLQDRVSFLKKLTGDIHEEVETHNRMLDRTGNEMDSSRGIMSGTMDRFKMVFEKKSNRKVCKLVGYFVLSFFLIYYIFRFLMYSMYG, encoded by the exons ATGAACTTCTTTGTCTACAGGGATCATCGAGCTCATAGAGCTGCTCTCTTTGATAACTATGATAATATTGAGGAAGGTGGTATACGGGCTTCATCTTCCTATCCCCGTGATATTGATGAACGAGATAATGACAAAGCTGTGGATAGCTTACAAGACAGAGTCAGCTTTTTAAAGAAA TTAACAGGTGACATACATGAGGAGGTGGAGACCCACAACAGGATGCTAGACCGAACA GGGAATGAGATGGATTCATCTCGAGGAATTATGTCAGGAACCATGGATCGGTTCAAGATG GTGTTTGAGAAGAAATCAAACcggaaagtgtgcaaacttgttgGATACTTTGTGCTTTCCTTTTTCCTAATATACTACATATTTAG GTTTCTCATGTATTCCATGTATGGTTGA
- the LOC132610014 gene encoding bet1-like SNARE 1-2 isoform X2 translates to MSYRRDHRAHRAALFDNYDNIEEGGIRASSSYPRDIDERDNDKAVDSLQDRVSFLKKLTGDIHEEVETHNRMLDRTGNEMDSSRGIMSGTMDRFKMVFEKKSNRKVCKLVGYFVLSFFLIYYIFRFLMYSMYG, encoded by the exons ATGAGTTATCGAAG GGATCATCGAGCTCATAGAGCTGCTCTCTTTGATAACTATGATAATATTGAGGAAGGTGGTATACGGGCTTCATCTTCCTATCCCCGTGATATTGATGAACGAGATAATGACAAAGCTGTGGATAGCTTACAAGACAGAGTCAGCTTTTTAAAGAAA TTAACAGGTGACATACATGAGGAGGTGGAGACCCACAACAGGATGCTAGACCGAACA GGGAATGAGATGGATTCATCTCGAGGAATTATGTCAGGAACCATGGATCGGTTCAAGATG GTGTTTGAGAAGAAATCAAACcggaaagtgtgcaaacttgttgGATACTTTGTGCTTTCCTTTTTCCTAATATACTACATATTTAG GTTTCTCATGTATTCCATGTATGGTTGA
- the LOC132610014 gene encoding bet1-like SNARE 1-2 isoform X4, protein MNFFVYRDHRAHRAALFDNYDNIEEGGIRASSSYPRDIDERDNDKAVDSLQDRVSFLKKLTGDIHEEVETHNRMLDRTGNEMDSSRGIMSGTMDRFKMVFEKKSNRKVCKLVGYFVLSFFLIYYIFSL, encoded by the exons ATGAACTTCTTTGTCTACAGGGATCATCGAGCTCATAGAGCTGCTCTCTTTGATAACTATGATAATATTGAGGAAGGTGGTATACGGGCTTCATCTTCCTATCCCCGTGATATTGATGAACGAGATAATGACAAAGCTGTGGATAGCTTACAAGACAGAGTCAGCTTTTTAAAGAAA TTAACAGGTGACATACATGAGGAGGTGGAGACCCACAACAGGATGCTAGACCGAACA GGGAATGAGATGGATTCATCTCGAGGAATTATGTCAGGAACCATGGATCGGTTCAAGATG GTGTTTGAGAAGAAATCAAACcggaaagtgtgcaaacttgttgGATACTTTGTGCTTTCCTTTTTCCTAATATACTACATATTTAG cttataa
- the LOC132610014 gene encoding bet1-like SNARE 1-2 isoform X3, whose protein sequence is MNFFVYRDHRAHRAALFDNYDNIEEGGIRASSSYPRDIDERDNDKAVDSLQDRVSFLKKLTGDIHEEVETHNRMLDRTGNEMDSSRGIMSGTMDRFKMVFEKKSNRKVCKLVGYFVLSFFLIYYIFSSL, encoded by the exons ATGAACTTCTTTGTCTACAGGGATCATCGAGCTCATAGAGCTGCTCTCTTTGATAACTATGATAATATTGAGGAAGGTGGTATACGGGCTTCATCTTCCTATCCCCGTGATATTGATGAACGAGATAATGACAAAGCTGTGGATAGCTTACAAGACAGAGTCAGCTTTTTAAAGAAA TTAACAGGTGACATACATGAGGAGGTGGAGACCCACAACAGGATGCTAGACCGAACA GGGAATGAGATGGATTCATCTCGAGGAATTATGTCAGGAACCATGGATCGGTTCAAGATG GTGTTTGAGAAGAAATCAAACcggaaagtgtgcaaacttgttgGATACTTTGTGCTTTCCTTTTTCCTAATATACTACATATTTAG cagcttataa